The Sulfolobus islandicus Y.N.15.51 sequence TTATGGCAACGTTTTAGACTTAAGTTATAAGAAATTAGGAGAACCAATATCTAGCAATGACCTAAAGAAGTTTGATGACAAGATAAAAGAGAATTACGTTGTAATGCTCTACACTGGTTTCTCAGCAACAAGGGGTAAAGAGGACTTCCTATACAATTGGCCTTATCTTGATTCTAACGGTGCTGATTACTTGGTGAGTAAAAAGATAAGAGCTGTGGGAATAGAAAGCATGAGTATTGCTGGTTGGGCAGGAAAGGAATATCCTCCTAGAACAAACTGGGATGAGGTAGTTTACGTACATCATAAGTTGCTTAGTAATGACATAATAATATTGGAAAGCGTAAACAATATGAAGAAAGTGTTAGAAGAGTGTAAAAATGGTGAGGCACTATTCTTCTATGCGCCTCTAAAAATCGTTGGTGCTGAGGGAGGACCAACTAGGTTATTTGCTATTTGTGAGAAAAGATGAAAGATCTTTTATCATCCCTCGTATTTTACTCTCTTCTTCACATATTGATAAAGGAGGTCTTACTACGTTTTTTATAGGCATATTCAATACCTTAAGCAGTAGTTTAATTGATGCAGTATACGAGTTACAATAATCGTAAATATCAGTTAGGTTTAATACGTTTCTCCAGTATTTATTAGCGTCAGAAAGATTGCCATTTTTCCAACTTTCGTACACTTTCAAATGGAGCTTTGGGATGGCGTTGGCTAGACCCATTACCCCACCATTACCACCCATATATAGAAGTGGTAATAGGTACTCGTCAAACCCCGTAAGTATTGAAAAGTCCTTTCTTATTTCTCTTATTTCACTAATTAACTTCTTGAAGAAAATTAGGCTGTCTAGGGTTACTTTAGTTCCAATTATATTGGAGTGTTGAGATACTAACATCTTGTAAACTGAGATTGGTATGTCGATTCCGGTGAAGAGGGGTATATTGTATATAATGATAGGAAGATCCACTTTCTCAGCTATCATTGAAAAGTGATCCAACAACTCTTTTTCTCTTACCTTAAAGAAATATGGAGCCATTACTACTATTGCATCAACTCCCATATCCTTAAAATCCTTAGCTAGCTTTATGGTTTCCTCTGTAAAGTTAGTAGAAGCTCCCGCGAAAATTAATGTGCTGTAACTTTTTCTGGAATCTAAGGCTATCTTTGTTACTAGTTTCATTTCGTCTAGAGTTAAGCTTGCGAACTCACCTACGCTTGAATTTACGAATATTCCGTTAACCCCATTTTCACTTAAGTAAGATACTAACCATTTAAGACCTTCCTTATCTATTGAATAATCCTCTAAAAAGGGTGTGATTAATGGAACTACTACACCTTCTAATCTCATAAATATAAATAAACGCTACACGGCTTTAATATTTTAATTAGAAAGTCCCTCCTCCTAATATATCCAGCAATACTTCAAGTCCGTAAGTGGTCGCTATACCTATAAATAGCCATGTCCAGAACCTAGCCTTAAATCCACTTAGTAGTGATGCTGCGTTTATGTTAATCCTAATCATCACAAACACTAAGGAAGCTGAGGCCACTACGTTAAGAAATGCTAAGAATATTTCGTTTGAAATACCAAGATAGTATATTGAAGCTCCTAAGGTAGTAGGTAAACCAGCAAGTAGGGATAGTGGTATTAGAACCTTTAGCCCCATTACTCTTTTTGACATTACTGTTGGTGACGATATGGCAAATCCCTCAGTCGCGTTGTGAACAGCGAACCCTATCGTAAAAGCCCAGGCTGCAGCTACTGACCCTGATAATAATGCTGCGGCTATGGCAAATCCTTCCCCTATATTGTGAAATCCTAGAGCGCTAGCCACAACAACCGGCAATCCTTCACCACTTGGGTTCTTTTCTAAAAGACTTAAAAGCAACCATGTTCCTATTAGTCCTATTGAAGTTAAGATAAGGGCAACGGTGAAATCTGGGTAATCTTTGACCGCTAAGAAATTGGTAACTATTTCTTCAGCTTCCGAACCAGTATCCAATGCTAAATATGATAATATTCCTCCAGTAAACGCTCCTAGATATCCAATTGTTGTTTTGTTGAATTTCCCTTTGGATATTATTATTGCTCCTATAGCAACCGTACCTCCTGCTATTAGACCTAAAAGGATTTGGAAGTAATTCATTTCTTTTCGCCATGTCGTAATTGGATAAAGAAACTTATAAGCTTATTTATCATATCAATTATATAGATTAAATAGAGTATTGAATCTCCATATTTTTCTCATAAAGAAATCTTGATTACGTAAATATTATGGACTAACTGCATAAAATTACTCTATAATCTTCTTAAACCTTATAGATGCTAAGAAGTACATTACTACGTTAAATATTAAAATGGCTAAAACATCACATACTACACCATCTGTATTACCAGTTATCATTAGTCTCCTACAAATATCTATAATATAAGTTAATGGATTACCTAAGGCATTAGTTCTATGTGTAAAGTCCATTACTAGCTAAGAATAAGGGCATAGTTATTACTTGCCCTATTCCCATAAATATCTCCATGGTTTTCATGAAAGAGGCTAGATCGTTTCTGATCTCGTATAATCCTAACCTATATAGCTAGAATGTATTCTATTTTTCCTTCCTCTCCGAGGATGGTATACCGTAAATTTTACTGTAAATTAGTAAATTGTCGTATGCAGTGATATCGGTCCAAACACTTATCTCTTGAGGGACGTATCCTATTATTTTTCTAGCTTTGTTTGCATCATCAGTTACATTATAACCACCAATATAAGCCGAACCTCCACTTGGTGGTATTTGAGTTGATAATATCCTGATTAAGGTTGTTTTCCTGCGCCGTTAGGACGTAGAAGGGCAAACGCAGTGCCCCACTCAACTTCTAAGTCAATTCCATTAAGTGCCTTTACTTTGCCATTATATGTCTTAACAAGCCTTTTACGTAAACAGCAAAGCTATTAAAAAACACAAGATATCGTAACCGAAACGAATTTTAAAGTTAACTGAGAGATTAAAGAAGAATTACCATCTTTATTTAACAGAGTCAACTAGCTGATAATAATTTACCATCCCTAACTGTTAAATAATGTCTTTCTAATCAAGAAGTTACTTAAAGTTTCTGTACGTACATTAGCTTCGTTTAAGAACTCACTCCCATTCGCTCTTTCTATAAACTAATTTTAATAACCTTTCCTCTATTTACTTTCCCTCAACAATGTTCTTCAGCCCTTTCAACACAATCATTGTTTTCCAAAAATAGTTTACCTATAATCTCCCGCTACAGTATACTTAAATATCTTACTGATTATTTTCACAATATGAGGGATAAAATAATTTTATTTTTAGGAGGTGTAGCCTTTGGAACAGCTGCAATATTTGTAAAATTTTGTACTATAACTCCTCCTTTTATAACTTTTCTAAGATTTTTAATAGCAGGGATTCTTCTTCTCCCATTCGTGTCAAAGAGAAGAAGGAAAATCATCTTAAAACGATTTATCTTACCATCTCTGTTTCTTTCTCTTCACATGTTATTCTTTGTTTCTAGTGTATTTCTAACTACAATAGCTTCATCAACCATTCTAGTCTCTACTAGCCCGATATTTGCAATGTTATTTAAGAAGAAAATTGATCCTTTCATAATTATGGCAATCCTAGGAATATTTATCATGAATTTTAACACTTCGTTTGGATATATTTTTGGCAATGTACTCGCTATACTTTCAGCAATTTCATTTGCAATTTACACATATTTCCTTTCTAGACTAGATTATGATTCTCTTTCAATCATACCTATTATTTATCTAATATCCTCTATTTTTATGATCCCAGTCCTTCCATTTTACGGTTTAGGTGATATTAACCCAATATCAATATTAGCTGTACTAGGTTTAGTGTTAGTTCCAACTCTTATTGGCCATGGCTCAGTCATATATACTGCAAATAAGTTGCCGATCAGTTTAGTTACTTCTGCGGAATTGATTGAACCAGTTATGGCTACAATATTAGCAATACCTATATTTCACCAAATACCAGATACCCAAGAACTCATAGGAGGAACAATAACCTTGATTTCCATATATTTTGCATTCAGACGATAAACCATTCTATGTTACTATATCAAAAGAGTGCCTTATTATCAACATTAGAGAAGACACTAAGGAAGGGTGTGAAGTATGACGCCCTTATGAAGGGCATCCCCATTTCTCGGTAATGGTTTTTACTTCTTAGAGAAACGTCGATCCCCCAGCAGAAGAAATTCCGCCGAACGAAACCGTTCTGGAATACCCAGTACAGAAGATTGATTAGGTAGGGGCGTATATATAGGTTGCACTCCAAAGCTTAAGCTCCCCTAGTCCTAAAGCACTATATGCTCTATGCCTCTTATATAAAACATATTACTCAGATCTGAGTAATACAGATCTGACTGGGGTGTAGGCCATTACGCCTCTTGGGCTCAAAGCTCGGTTGTTAGCTTGGCTACCTCCCAATTCGAACCGGAAGTTGGGCAAAAAGCCCGAATAAGGGTAAATTTGGAGGCCCCAGTTGCAGGAATAGACGTATCAAAAGATAAATTAATCATGTATTTTCAAGGCAAACTTTACGAGTTTGCTAATGATAGGCAAGGGTTTGAGGAGATAAGGAAGATCTTGCCTAAGGGTTGCAAGATAGGCATAGAAAGTACTGGAATTTACCACATTAACCTAGCAAAGTACTTGATGGGCGAGTATGATGTTAGGATCATTAATCCCTTCATACTCAAGAAGTTCAAGGATTTTAGGGGTAAGAAGAGTGATAAGAATGATGCTAGCAGAAATAGTTGTAAGCATGGGTAGTGGGTTTACAACAAGTGAGGCTAGGGAGTTAACTAGCCAATGGGATTTTGTTACTAGGAGTATTGCTAGGGTTAAGAATATGTTGAGAAGGGATTTGATACTTTTAGGTTATAAGGAATGATTTCATCTCGATAATTCCTAATATTTACTTTTCATCTTCTTTATTTATGATACCAATTTTACCATTTTATGGAATACATGATTTAAATTTGATTTCAATATTTGCAATCTTAGGCTTAGTTTTTATTCTCACATTGATTGGTCAAGATTCTGTTATATATACAGCAAACAAATTGCCGATAAGTTTAGTGACGTCAGTCGAGTTGATTGAGCCAGTGATTGTAACGTTGCTAGCAATACTAATTTATCATCAAATACCTAATTTACAGAAGATATAGGCGGTTTAATAACCCTTATCTCAATTTATTTTATATTAGAAAATGAAAACTTTTAATGGACTATTTTGATCCGTTAAAAACTTATTAAGTATTATTACCATAATTAGTTCATGAGGTATCGTTCTCTAGTTGAAACATCAAGAAGTAAAAGATACGTGAGACTACTCCCTATGCTCTTTTTCTTATATATAGTAAACTTTCTCGATAGAGTAAATATTTCCTATGCAATAGATGCCGGAATGTTCCAATATCTAGGAGTTTCTGCTAAGGAAGTTGGTATAATTGCTTCCCTAGCTTCATCATTATTCTTTGTAGGTTATTTTATTCCCCAAATCTTCTCAAATCTCGGTATTAACAGATATGGTGTTAGGAAAATATTTCTTATAGCATTTCTAGTGTGGGGCATAATAACTATTGCAACTGGTTTTGTAACCTCAGTTTCGCAAGTATACGTACTAAGATTTCTACTTGGAATAGCTGAAGGACCATTCTTTGCGGGTGTAATGTTCTATCTGAGTTTGTGGTTCTTGAAACCAGAAAGAGCTACTGCCAATAGTTTCTTTACTGCTGCAATTCCAATATCTGGAATATTTGGTAGTCTAATTGCTGGAGCAATATTTGCAACTTATGGTAACTATCCAGGATGGCGATATTTGTTCTGGTATGAAGGAATGTTGGCAATATTTGGTGGGTTACTTGCGTACTTTATTTTAACAGACTTCCCAAGTGATGCCAAGTGGTTAAGCAATGACGAAAGGAGTGCATTAGAGCAAGCATTTAAGGAGGAGGAGGTGGAGAAGGTTAAGGTTAGTTGGACTAAAGCATTAGCTGACTTAAATGTAATATTACTTGCCATTGTTTACTTTTTAGGAGTTACAAGTCTTTACGGCTATTCGATCTGGTTACCATCAATTATTAGCTTTATTGGTAAAGTTAATGCTACAATTGCTAGTTTTCTGTCAATAGTACCATATGTTATTGCCTCGATATCATTAATTCTCATAGCTCGCTATGCTGATAGAAGGCAAAATCATAGATTTGTAACCTTTGCAGTATTTCTAGTTGCTGGAATTGGTTTAGCATTAAGTGCTGCAACTCAGAGTATATTTATTTTATCATTCATGCTTTTCGCAATAGCTGCTATAGGGATTTACAGCTTCATTGCAACGTTTTGGGCGGTACCTCAAGGTTATTTATCTGGCGATGCAGCTGCAGCTGCTATAGGTTTGATAAACGCTATTGGAAATCTTGGAGGAATTGCCGGTCCTATAGTAGTGGGATTTCTAAAATCATACACTGGATCATTTGTAGATGGAATTTACGTCATGGCGCTATTCTCAATTTTAGCTGGTGTAGTAACATTGCTTATCAGGAGGAGTTGAGCTATTCCATACTTTTTGCTTTTTCTTTGCCAAGTTCATCCTTTTGTTTATAAATTCTACTATTAAGAAATAAATAGAAACAAAAAGACATTTAACTACAGATTTAGAAGAATATAATGTGATAAGAAGTTATAACGTAGTATTATCGCATGAAGACTGGACTTTACTAACTGATAAGTATGATGAAGAAGATCTAAGAGTGTTGATGAAAATTCGTACACCATCGTTTGAAAAGATGGAGGAGAATATAATAGCTGAGGCTTATGTCCGAGATCCTTTAATACTTAATGAATTAATTAATATAATTAAGTCTAATAATAGGGTGACCAGAGTAAAAATTATTGAAAATGTTAGAACAAAGAACGAGTTAAGAGCTTTAATATTGTTGTCAGCTAAGTTAAGGGGAGGAATTAGCGAACTCTTAATGAATAAGGGGGCATACTACATCTCCGAACGAATTTCAAACGGGTTAGAAAAATGGTCCTTAGTAATAGATGATAAAATATTCAGAGAAATAATATTACCCACCTTGAAAGAATATACTTACAGTTTAAAGATCATCGAGAAAGATGATGGAAATTTAGTGTCTGTGAAGAATTTGCTCACAAGTAAGGAGTTTGAAATCATATATAAGGCGTATAAGATGGGATATTTCGATTGGCCTAAAAAGGTGGATTTGAAGGAATTATCAGAGGAATTAGGAATAAGTAAAGCAGCCACCCTACAAGCGTTAAGGAGGGCAATGGGGAAGTTAATTAGGAATTATGTAGATAATCTGGTCTAAAATTGGTGATCTTTTCTTCTCTTAAATCTAATGATCTCTAGCCCAACTCCTACTATTATGAGGAAAATTCCAACTGCAATATATGATTGATTGTAAAAAATCTTATACCCTTCTAATAGTATACTGGCGTTGCCAACTCCATATAGTATTGAGGCTGGTTTAATAGTGATACTCCCTTTTACTAATAATATGTACGTATAGTTATGATAAACTATGAGAAAACTTCCACTATTCACACTTACTTTTGCCTTTTCATACCATGGAGGGATTATATACATACTGCTATTGTTGACGTTTAATGTAGTGTTTAAAGGAAACGTTATCTCTCCTAGTACTAGTATGAAAATACCTAAAGAGATTAAATATATGCCTACTCTCATCATATCTGCACCTTCCTAAAGGCATAGTATGCTAGGTGACCCAAAATTAGATCTAGTGGCAAAAGATAATTAAATATAATCATATTTCCAGTTATTTCTATTCCAAGAACGAGGAAGATTAAGCTTATACTTATGAAGAAGCTTCTAAAGGGTCTTTTAATCAATATTGCAATCAAATAGGAGGAGTTACAGAGGAGTAAGTATTCGGATATGAAAATGCTTATCCATGTTATGGGTGGAGTAAATGATGATAGAAGAAATACTAATTCTGCAATCAAGAGAAATAGTCCACCTATTAGCAAAACATCAATGAAATATGATAGAAGAAATATTGCCCTCCTATTTCTCATTTGTAAAAACGATATTATTGTTCCGTCATATAGATCTTGCCCCATCCCTAGACATATATTCCTTATAACTAGTGTAGATAATATTATACCTATTGTAAATGTAATTATATTGAATAGGAGCTGATCAACGCTTGCATTTCTAGTCTGGGGATGAAAGAAATTAAATGATGCCACTATACTAACACTTAAGGCCAACTCTAAGTCAATGTACGAGAGTAATCCATATTCACCATATCGATGCTTGATTAGAAAACTAACTACTCCCACCCCGTCTCCCCTTTGATACTTTTATCTATTATAGAATTTCTAACGTAAAATATCCTTACCCCAGCATTGGATAAGATTTTAGAAATTTCAGCTAAGTTTCCAGAAATCCTTATCTGGTTACCTATGACTTCTATCCTCCTATCCTTTAACGCTTCTAGAGCCTTACCTATATTATCAACCACTATGTAAAACTCTTCGAGAAAATTATTTCTTAATAGCTTATCTACTTTGCCGAAGAACTTCATAATTCCATTGTTTATTGCCAGGACGTGAGTTGAGAACGCTAAAATTTCAGCTGGTATATGGGATGATATGAGTACAGTTAAGCCCATTTTTTCTCTTAACACTGCAAAAGTGTTGTAAACCTCGTATCGTGATGTTATGTCCAGATTAGCTGTAGGTTCATCTGCTATAATTATTTCCGGATTTTTTATCAAGGAAAAGACTATTTGTAATTTCTGCTTAGTACCAGCTGAAAGTTCTCTAACTTTATTTTTCATAAAATGTACTAGATTAAAGTCTTCTAATAACCTTTTAGCGTCGCTGAGAGGATAGCTAAATTCACTGGAGACTTCCTTCACTATGTCAATTACAGTAAGGTATGGTGGTAAAAATGGCCTATCCAATATTATCCCAACTTTTCTTGGTATTTTATTGCTATTCCAAGGATCCTCTCCTAAAACACTTATATAGCCTGATGTTCTATTTATTAGCCCGCCAATTATTTTAAGCAGTGTTGATTTCCCAGCACCATTAGGACCTATTACTAAGGTTATACTCTTTTCCTCTATGGAGAATGTAAGGCCATGGAGTACCTCAATATCGCCATACCTCTTTGTTAAATTGATAGCATCAATCACGCTCATATTACGAAATACGTTATTGACACTAAAAAACTTTTTAAAAGATTAATGTGGCTTTAGCCTCGGAACTCTTTAATGCGAATTCCGAAACACCGCTTATCTTAACCTTATCCAATAGCCTTTCATGATTAACGTTCTTAACTTTCATTCCAAATTCACATGCTGTAAGTTCTATATCATCACCTCCTAATTCTATTAGATTTTCATAGTAATAGGATAATGGCTTTACGTTAGGTAGCTGTATTTTCTCTATTTCCTTTGTTACTCCCCTTAACCCATCCATGGTGAAGAACATGTACACTTTATTTCCAGAAGAGGCGTAGCCTATGGCAGTTATATAGGCCATATAGAGTTTTTCATCTTCTCCAGATATTACCATTATTGCATATAAATCACTCATTGTTTATTCGCCTCCTCCAATTCTCTAACCGTCTTAACTAGATTATACCAGAAGAATATGAGTCCCAAATAAACTACTACATAACAAATATATCTGGTTGCCTCTATATATCCTTGCAATTGTGATGGGGATATGTAAGCTGAAAATACGCCGTTTTCTAATGCCACATTATTGTTGGAAACTATGTATTGTACTGAGAATCCATACCAACCTAATGCAAATAAACTTACTACTAAGGGTGCTAATAATCTTCTAATAATTGGTAAGGAAATCATTATAGCCACCTCTCTTGGACTTTAATCGCTAAATAAACTCCTAATAACATTCCGAAGAGGAATATAATACCGTCATAACCTAATTGGGCAAAATTAGTCCACATTAATCCTACATTGCATCCAAGGGCCATTCTAACGCCTATACCAACTAACATTCCTCCTCCGAACCCTATCAGCAGTCTACTCTTATTTCTTGGTATTCGTATTTTGAAGTCACCACTTAGATATGATGCTGAGAAAGCTCCAATACACAACATTATTACCATTAGCGTACTTGGGTCGACAATTGGTAGCGAATCGTTAAACCAAGGTGTGTTTAGAAATAACTTGACGTTTCCTAACATTAGCAAGTATTCAAAGAATCTACCGCCATCAGACGAAGTTATGACTAGGTAATTGAAGGTGTATCCAGCACCAACTATGAAAACTAAAAGTAAATCTAATGCCAATATTATTGTAGTCAAGTTAGTTCCATATGGTTTTCTTAATAGTATCAAATCTTTAATTTCCTTGGTTAACGATACCTTTTCTTCTCCAGATGTACTTATGTTTTGATTATAATACGCTCTAGCTGCAGGTAAATTGATACGTAGACTAGATGAGATTGCCCATTTTCTCTTAGTGTACTGTTGCAAGTATATTCCAATGAATATTAGTGGTAGGCTAACTACTAACGTGGTTATATAGACTGACATATTTGAAATTGAGTGAAATATAATGTAGGGCAAGTATTCAACATATCCTCCGTTCGTAGTTGATAAAATCCCATTAGCCATTGTGTATAGCTGGAAGGGCCATATACCTATTGCAAATACATATGTGCCTATCATCATTCCGAATAGCTCTATCCAATTTTGAACATACCCACTAGCAGCCCTATAAAGCATTGATAGATTACAACCACCTGCTAATGCTGCACCAAAGCCAAATATTATAGAGCCAACAAGGATATACCAACCTGCAAAATAGTTATAATAATACTGATCAAATGCTGGAATAACTCCAAATGCAACTAGTAATCCGCTTCCTAACGCGGACAAACCGAATAGTATTAAAAGGGCTCCAAATCGCTCATAACTTTTGGCCGTAAATATTGAAGTCATTGCGTTTACAAAACAATAATTACCTCTTTGGGCTGCCCAACCCAAAATAAATCCAGAAAGAGCGAATAATCCGTAGATTAATGCCCAACTCTCTTGAAGTACTGGCTGTAGTACCATACTTGGCATTGATTATTTCACCTTTAGGATTCTCACCTTGTAAAGTCCGTTATCTCTTATCACTACAAATGGGTACCCTAAGGATTTACATAAAGAAGGTAAAGTAACATGTACTGCGGGTTCGTGATCTGTTAACACTTCTAACATTTGTCCTACTTTCATTTTCTTCAATTTTTTGCTCGCGCTCATTTCTGGAACAGGACATTCCTCTCCTCTAACATCAAGAACCTCATCTGGTTGTCTTAAAGTTAGATCTTCCACTTTGATTCCCTCAAAATATTACGTATTTTTAGGTAATTATAAAAGTTGTGATATTATAAACCCTTATTAAAGTTAATATAATTAAATTGTAATAATCATATCTACAGTATCTAATACTTTTGCATAAAAGTCAGGGAAACAGCCTATCTTTGCTTCCTCTATTAGTTTATCAGCTAAATTTCTCATGTATACGCATTGATCACAGGCTTGCAAATATATACCCCTTTCCCTACTAAGTTTACCTAATCTTTCGGCTAAGGGATTATCTTTCATTAGAATATAGACATTATCGTGTATAAAGAACATTCCAATAACTTCAGCGTTGTGTCTGTTTTCCTCTAACTGCGGTACTACCATCTGCCCTAAAATATAAGAACCCAAATTGGATTCAACTATATAGGCAATTTTCTTAACCATTGCTGACACCATTTATAAATTTCTCAACAACTTCATTCACTATCTGGTTAGTTGTAAATCCCTTGATTTGACGTAGTTTTTCCATGGAGTTATCTCTATTTATTTTTCCCTCATTTTCAATATATCTCTCACAAAGTGCTTCTAAGGTTATTATGAGTAGTGGACATTCAGAACTTTCATAATATATTTTCCCATCTTGAGCCCTATAGAGTGTGAACCACCTAGAATTATCTATTCTAAAATAGCCCAATTTTTTGGCATTTATCTTCTTCTTATAGCTAAATAACCTTTTCATTAGAAAGTCTGAAGCGTATTTCCTATTAACTATGCAACCACATTCATCCTTAAGCTCCATAATGGGAAATACACGCTTAGTCCAAATAAATTTTTGCAAATAGTCAATCTAACGATAAATACATGACATTTGTTTCTCCAGCTAACTTCTTTAAACATTCTAATGCTTGGTAATCTAATAAGGTTTCATTTTCAGTGTCAATCCTAGCACATACCATTTTGTTACTCTTAATCAGTCCAGTAAATAGCCATCCCCTACCTAAAGGTGCTGATGAAACTAGGCAAATGTCTTTTTCACAATTAAATCTATAATTCTTAAAATCATTAACTTTTTCAACTTTATGGAATTTCACGAAATATGTATATAAAAACGACATGAATTTCTTATCCCTAATTAGTTCTCTAATCCTAGCCTCGTTGAATTCCTTAATGACCTTAACGTATTCATCAGTGTTAATCGTATTACTTAAAACTAAAATCCTAAAAGATACGTAGTCTTCATATTTTAGGACCTCATATCTACAGTTAAATAACTTAATTATTTCTGGGATAGTGTGAGCTACTGCAGCTGGATTATCAGTTAAAGCTTCTATTATTTCTCCCCTATTAGCCTTCATCAATTCTCTCTTTAACGTTATTTCAGGGACTGGGCACTCTTCTCCTCTAAGATCTACTACTTTATCTGGCTTAAGAGTAGAAATTCTAAGATTATTTTCAACTTTTTGCTTTCCTATTAAATATTTTGAATATTCTTCTAAATTTTTCCTTATTGAATTTGCTATACTACTTAGGAGTTTTTCGAGAATTCCTCTGTAACTTATTTTTACGTTTATTCTCTCTTCGCTTTCCTTCTGGAACGTTATATTTATTATGAATCTTCCATTCTTTTCTATTATATCAAGGCCATCCTTTCTCGGCTTGCATATACATTCTACTTTTAGTCTGAATATGGTGAGGTAACAAATATACCCAAAATCTAGCTTTTTTATATTTGATAATTTATATAACTTATACGAGTTTTCAAGGTCTAACAATGACTTGAAATCTTCAGCGTAAATCAGTGTAGTTTCCTCTATCATTGTTTAAAATGATGTTAATTCTATTTAAAAAACTTATCTTCAGCCATTTAGCGCATAACTGAATTTAATTTTAAGAATAAAAAG is a genomic window containing:
- a CDS encoding YeeE/YedE family protein; the protein is MPSMVLQPVLQESWALIYGLFALSGFILGWAAQRGNYCFVNAMTSIFTAKSYERFGALLILFGLSALGSGLLVAFGVIPAFDQYYYNYFAGWYILVGSIIFGFGAALAGGCNLSMLYRAASGYVQNWIELFGMMIGTYVFAIGIWPFQLYTMANGILSTTNGGYVEYLPYIIFHSISNMSVYITTLVVSLPLIFIGIYLQQYTKRKWAISSSLRINLPAARAYYNQNISTSGEEKVSLTKEIKDLILLRKPYGTNLTTIILALDLLLVFIVGAGYTFNYLVITSSDGGRFFEYLLMLGNVKLFLNTPWFNDSLPIVDPSTLMVIMLCIGAFSASYLSGDFKIRIPRNKSRLLIGFGGGMLVGIGVRMALGCNVGLMWTNFAQLGYDGIIFLFGMLLGVYLAIKVQERWL
- a CDS encoding sulfurtransferase TusA family protein, with translation MEDLTLRQPDEVLDVRGEECPVPEMSASKKLKKMKVGQMLEVLTDHEPAVHVTLPSLCKSLGYPFVVIRDNGLYKVRILKVK
- a CDS encoding DsrE family protein, with the protein product MVKKIAYIVESNLGSYILGQMVVPQLEENRHNAEVIGMFFIHDNVYILMKDNPLAERLGKLSRERGIYLQACDQCVYMRNLADKLIEEAKIGCFPDFYAKVLDTVDMIITI
- a CDS encoding sulfurtransferase TusA family protein, which encodes MIEETTLIYAEDFKSLLDLENSYKLYKLSNIKKLDFGYICYLTIFRLKVECICKPRKDGLDIIEKNGRFIINITFQKESEERINVKISYRGILEKLLSSIANSIRKNLEEYSKYLIGKQKVENNLRISTLKPDKVVDLRGEECPVPEITLKRELMKANRGEIIEALTDNPAAVAHTIPEIIKLFNCRYEVLKYEDYVSFRILVLSNTINTDEYVKVIKEFNEARIRELIRDKKFMSFLYTYFVKFHKVEKVNDFKNYRFNCEKDICLVSSAPLGRGWLFTGLIKSNKMVCARIDTENETLLDYQALECLKKLAGETNVMYLSLD